One part of the Botrytis cinerea B05.10 chromosome 8, complete sequence genome encodes these proteins:
- the Bctad2 gene encoding Bctad2, whose product MESSLINSDIISDTKVPSQINLPPDAKFMTQDEIDTHIFFMREALAMANLALSTNETPVGCVLVDPTLKKVVARGMNATNRSYNGTRHAEFIAIDELLSSSPKVERGDVDENRSVKRKRGESEIECHDEKVDESENSKRSYGPEDMRSLDLYVTIEPCIMCASLLQQFGIRKVWYGAVNDKFGGNGGVLNIHVENGKFDSHDVAEDKAKDGNDQTLDEMRTKKHEGDYEVSGGWLREEAIVILRRFYVQENGRAPEPRNKKERVLKLEVEPIIDSRVKVDETG is encoded by the exons ATGGAGTCTTCATTGATAAATTCAGATATCATCTCTGATACGAAAGTGCCATCGCAAATAAATCTGCCACCCGATGCAAAATTTATGACTCAAGATGAAATAGACACACACATATTTTTCATGCGTGAAGCTCTTGCCATG GCAAATCTCGCTTTGAGCACCAATGAGACTCCCGTAGGTTGTGTACTTGTTGATCCGACCCTTAAGAAGGTCGTAGCTAGAGGAATGAATGCCACCAACAGGAGCTATAATGGGACAAGGCATGCAGAGTTTATTGCCATTGATGAACTATTATCTTCGAGCCCCAAGGTTGAACGTGGCGATGTGGATGAAAATAGAAGCgtcaagagaaagagaggagagagtgaAATTGAGTGCCACGACGAAAAAGTTGATGAGAGTGAAAATTCAAAACGTAGCTATGGGCCGGAGGATATGAGAAGCCTGGATCTATACGTCACGATAGAACCATGTATAATGTGTGCCTCATTATTGCAACAATTTGGAATACGGAAAGTGTGGTATGGGGCGGTTAATGATAAATTTGGAGGCAATGGTGGAGTTTTGAACATTCAtgttgagaatggaaaattcgaTAGTCATGACGTCGCCGAAGACAAAGCGAAAGATGGCAACGATCAGACACTCGACGAAATGAGAACCAAGAAACATGAGGGCGATTATGAGGTTAGTGGCGGATGGTTGCGAGAAGAAGCAATTGTTATTCTAAGGAGATTTTATGTCCAAGAGAATGGAAGGG CGCCCGAGCCcagaaataagaaagagagagtCTTGAAGTTAGAGGTGGAACCAATAATAGATTCGAGAGTGAAGGTTGATGAAACGGGTTAA
- the Bcski2 gene encoding Bcski2, with protein sequence MAEGLVAALDDLHLETQDDWIDSILDEQRPTKRIKQNRDELQQELEQKYLTPSTTFSTEWLNRLQQRWDSPANYTDLFQLAPTQTRTITRFTREGLEGRVTGYKEVTVPANSATAKNSTSFMRKPANKADFVRGAAGFFPFAPGGLDAVVAAAALDEEVDKNDNTGPEKKSLERIINFGGEDGLLSVPPGFARGLKFEKKGGVDEKEAEDVKNVLEEEPAEEVSGNGADGAMKDEASSESSDEEEDDIDSMLPVEYPALEPHGTLAASSAKRSGKEWAHMVDVKRDIPNFRELVPDMARDWPFELDTFQKEAVYHLESGDSVFVAAHTSAGKTVVAEYAIALAAKHMTKAIYTSPIKALSNQKFRDFRQVFDEVGILTGDVQINPEASCLIMTTEILRSMLYRGADLIRDVEFVIFDEVHYVNDLERGVVWEEVIIMLPEHVTLILLSATVPNTYEFASWVGRTKKKDIYVISTPKRPVPLEHYLWADKGMHKIVDAEKKFIEKGWKSANDALSGRDKVKALPPPESSNARGGGNQRGRGQGQNGRGGAQRGGGQQRGGAQRGGGRGGSGPPRASHNPGHMGRGGRPGGRTTAAQDKTLWVHLVQFLKKENLLPACIFVFSKKRCEENADALSNQDFCTATEKSAIHMTIEKSIARLKPEDRQLPQIIRLRDLLGRGIAVHHGGLLPIVKEIVEMLFAQTLVKVLFATETFAMGLNLPTRTVVFSGYRKHDGQSFRDLLPGEYTQMAGRAGRRGLDTVGSVIIVAPGGGEAPPVTELRQMILGEPSKLRSQFRLTYNMILNLLRVEALKIEEMIKRSFSEHATQQLLPEHEKAVKLSEADLAKITREPCDICEQDLDNCHEATQTYKQLTRDVHIGSLATAIGRRMFVKGRLVVYHKDGVRTPGILVRDGATDVNGLSVHILEIRTRRDQWDTTDLLPFLPKFRGTFTKLPNLKKHISTKTCYVSVDDLECVTNTILKGVVPEIYKGGELYESAKQILFNLCSSWESDIWDELDWSKIKVLQLRENLVKRAEQATIAQEANCLKCPSFLKHFAMCHDQWLIQANIIQLRQLMSDNNLQLLPDYEQRIQVLKDLDFIDDASRVQLKGKVACEIHSADELILTELILDNVLSAYTPEEIVSLLSAFIFQEKTTVVPTLPSSLESGKIKILELSKKITDMQILHQVIQPTSESNDFEAHPERFGLMEVVYEWARGMSFKNITMLTDVLEGTIVRVITRLDETCREVRNAARIIGDPELFQKMQTCQEIIKRDITAVASLYM encoded by the exons ATGGCAGAGGGTCTAGTCGCAGCTTTAGATGATCTTCATCTCGAAACACAGGATGACTGGATTGACAGCATACTCGATGAGCAACGTCCAACAAAACGCATCAAGCAAAATCGCGACGAGCTTCAACAGGAGCTTGAACAGAAGTACCTAACACCATCAACCACATTTTCTACAGAATGGTTAAATAGGCTTCAACA GCGCTGGGACTCACCAGCAAATTATACAGACCTTTTTCAACTAGCTCCAACCCAGACACGTACAATCACACGGTTCACTAGAGAGGGTTTGGAAGGGCGGGTTACAGGTTACAAGGAAGTTACAGTACCAGCAAACAGCGCAACTGCTAAGAACTCTACGTCTTTTATGAGAAAACCAGCAAATAAGGCAGATTTTGTCAGAGGTGCAGCAGGTTTCTTTCCATTCGCACCCGGAGGATTAGATGCTGTAGTGGCTGCGGCTGCTCTGGATGAAGAGGTCGATAAAAACGATAATACAGGACCTGAAAAAAAGAGCCTGGAAAGAATCATAAACTTTGGTGGCGAGGATGGGCTATTAAGCGTACCACCGGGATTTGCTAGGGGCCTaaagtttgagaagaagGGAGGAGTCGATGAGAAAGAGGCTGAAGACGTGAAGAATGTCCTAGAGGAAGAACCAGCCGAGGAAGTGTCTGGAAATGGAGCAGATGGTGCCATGAAGGATGAAGCTTCTTCGGAAAGCtcagacgaagaagaagatgatattgattcaaTGTTGCCAGTCGAGTATCCGGCACTGGAGCCCCATGGTACACTAGCAGCCTCAAGCGCAAAGAGAAGTGGGAAAGAATGGGCACATATGGTTGATGTCAAGAGAGACATTCCAAATTTCAGAGAATTAGTTCCTGACATGGCAAGAGATTGGCCTTTCGAACTGGATACTTTTCAAAAGGAAGCAGTTTATCATTTGGAAAGCGGGGATTCAGTCTTTGTTGCTGCTCATACTTCGGCAGGTAAAACAGTAGTAGCAGAATATGCTATTGCTCTTGCCGCTAAGCATATGACCAAGGCAATTTATACATCTCCGATCAAAGCATTAAGTAATCAGAAATTCCGAGATTTCCGACAAGTTTTCGACGAAGTTGGTATTCTTACGGGAGATGTGCAGATCAACCCTGAGGCGAGCTGTCTTATCATGACCACGGAGATTTTAAGAAGTATGCTTTACAGGGGCGCTGATTTAATCAGAGATGTGGAATTTGTTATTTTCGATGAAGTGCATTACGTTAATGATTTAGAGAGAGGAGTGGTTTGGGAAGAAGTTATCATCATGTTACCAGAACATGTAACATTAATTCTGCTGTCCGCAACTGTTCCCAACACCTACGAATTTGCATCCTGGGTTGGAAGAactaaaaagaaagatatctaTGTCATCTCAACCCCGAAGAGACCGGTTCCACTAGAACATTACCTTTGGGCAGATAAAGGCATGCACAAGATCGTGGATGCAGAAAAGAAGTTCATCGAGAAGGGCTGGAAGTCCGCAAACGATGCACTATCTGGAAGAGATAAAGTAAAGGCTCTCCCTCCACCGGAATCCTCAAATGCTCGTGGAGGAGGAAATCAAAGAGGTAGAGGTCAAGGTCAGAATGGGCGCGGCGGTGCACAACGTGGAGGTGGTCAACAACGTGGAGGGGCACAACGTGGAGGTGGTCGTGGTGGTAGCGGACCACCTCGTGCTAGTCATAACCCAGGACATATGGGACGTGGTGGTAGACCTGGAGGCCGAACAACAGCTGCTCAAGACAAGACATTGTGGGTACATCTagttcaatttctcaaaaaagaaaacctaCTTCCAGCATGCATTTTCGTCTTTTCCAAAAAGAGATGCGAAGAAAATGCAGATGCATTGAGTAATCAAGACTTCTGTACGGCGACTGAAAAGAGTGCGATACACATGACAATTGAAAAATCAATTGCTCGACTGAAGCCAGAGGACCGACAACTACCACAAATCATTCGATTACGAGATCTACTTGGAAGAGGTATTGCTGTTCACCATGGTGGTCTTCTACCTATTGTGAAGGAAATCGTTGAGATGCTATTCGCACAAACCTTGGTTAAAGTGCTTTTCGCCACGGAAACATTTGCCATGGGATTGAATTTGCCAACCAGAACAGTTGTCTTCTCCGGATATCGCAAGCACGATGGGCAATCTTTCCGTGATTTATTGCCTGGAGAGTATACTCAAATGGCTGGTAGAGCAGGTCGTCGTGGATTAGATACTGTAGGGTCGGTCATAATTGTTGCACCAGGAGGGGGTGAAGCGCCACCCGTTACTGAGCTTCGACAAATGATCCTTGGAGAACCGTCAAAGCTTCGCTCCCAATTTAGATTGACGTACAACATGATACTTAACCTCTTGCGAGTTGAGGCATTGAAAATCGAGGAGATGATTAAAAGAAGTTTTAGTGAACATGCTACCCAACAACTTCTACCAGAGCACGAAAAGGCAGTCAAATTGTCCGAAGCAGACCTAGCTAAGATCACCAGAGAACCTTGCGATATTTGTGAACAAGATTTAGATAATTGCCATGAAGCAACTCAGACTTACAAGCAACTTACTCGCGATGTTCATATTGGATCACTAGCAACTGCTATTGGTCGTCGAATGTTCGTCAAAGGTCGATTGGTAGTTTATCACAAGGATGGTGTTCGCACACCCGGTATTCTTGTTCGTGACGGTGCTACAGATGTGAATGGCCTATCTGTCCATATTCTCGAAATCAGAACAAGACGAGATCAATGGGATACAACTGATTTGTTGCCATTTCTACCCAAGTTCCGAGGAACATTCACTAAACTTCCAAATCTCAAGAAGCACATTTCTACCAAGACTTGCTATGTTtctgttgatgatttggagtGCGTCACTAACACAATTTTGAAGGGGGTAGTTCctgaaatatataaaggcGGTGAACTTTATGAGAGCGCTAAACagattcttttcaatttgtgTTCATCATGGGAAAGTGATATATGGGATGAATTGGACTGGTCTAAGATCAAGGTTCTCCAATTGAGGGAAAACCTTGTAAAGCGTGCGGAACAAGCTACCATCGCCCAAGAAGCTAATTGCTTGAAATGTCCCTCATTTTTGAAACAT TTCGCAATGTGTCATGATCAATGGCTAATTCAAGCCAACATCATTCAACTTCGCCAACTTATGTCTGACAACAATCTTCAACTATTACCCGACTACGAACAACGAATCCAAGTCCTCAAAGATCTAGACTTTATCGATGACGCCTCTCGCGTTCAACTCAAGGGAAAGGTCGCTTGCGAGATACACTCCGCAGATGAATTAATCCTCACAGAACTGATTCTTGACAACGTACTCTCGGCGTACACGCCAGAGGAAATTGTCTCTCTTCTTAGTGCCTTTATTTTCCAAGAAAAAACAACTGTTGTCCCAACTCTTCCTAGCTCCTTAGAATCcggaaaaatcaaaatcctcgAACTCTCAAAGAAGATCACAGACATGCAAATATTACATCAAGTCATTCAACCAACATCTGAATCCAATGATTTTGAAGCTCATCCTGAGCGTTTTGGACTCATGGAAGTCGTATATGAATGGGCGCGTGGAATGAGTTTCAAGAATATTACAATGCTGACGGATGTACTTGAAGGTACTATTGTGAGAGTCATCACGAGATTAGATGAAACCTGTAGGGAGGTCAGAAATGCGGCTAGGATTATTGGTGATCCTGAGTTGTTTCAAAAAATGCAAACCTGTCAAGAGATCATCAAAAGGGATATTACAGCCGTGGCTAGTTTGTACATGTAG